In a single window of the Antedon mediterranea chromosome 1, ecAntMedi1.1, whole genome shotgun sequence genome:
- the LOC140061299 gene encoding uncharacterized protein isoform X1 yields MVVYFTMPTSAKEFAEYSDDSFASNVSEDELKLHSPKGNPKKKKKKVSKNVRVKKPPSPYGQPMRATGPKKTSEELWIEGMHRGQGLTASVKSSNYLGLTGKKTVPGGNCSDYLREAVLGLPAKSRRSQSAMDDTFTRSTKGVPVYKPQEDMYDDILELRKTVTVLKQESELIKARHRRLEDDNKMKEKYIDELMMASRTGDMKMTSSGKIIDPNAKIVTLKQRNVKLEMAVKEKENALKKLHEDMKCTNIEEMKIAMETFYQEVQRLRIEQSENEKLSRSMKQSGNNNAKLKALNGTVLRLTEANQRMQSENKLLKLDLERAMDKSSPRSGGKGGKGDYKDMDRQNLLATINKLEKEVEEAKGREIKNSVAEANKRQLMETIEKHEKDNKRLKEEKSKLRKTIDEQEQEIKDLNGKLKKITAQILKESEEAAARSKLTRQSSSDSIQRTTPRSRSGSTASLKRAQKKEEIRLEEQKRKAQELRKNNSAKSIQRNWRAHKKLSDDDDSDEKEEEEELNAATVAIQSAYRGHESRKKHLQQLNRYTPSPVNKYDKDYSDEEEEDSGMEDVAMTIQSAARGHWGRKKQMNSYSARNSEVSDAESVSSKRSARSNKSNKSNASKKQEKSKKQIARNYLDDSDDSSDALVTSKPSRNNSRNTSRNASPRPASVKSSSSKKSVLDDSDEDSDEVVVATPKRRSYQFGR; encoded by the exons ATGGTCGTATATTTCACGATGCCCACTTCAGCTAAGGAG tttGCAGAGTATTCAGATGACAGCTTTGCATCCAATGTTTCAGAAGATGAATTAAAATTACACTCACCTAAAGGAaacccaaaaaaaaagaaaaagaaagtttCAAAAAATGTTCGTGTCAAGAAACCAC CCTCGCCGTATGGACAACCAATGAGAGCTACTGGCCCGAAAAAAACATCAGAAGAATTATGGATTGAAGGAATGCACAGAGGGCAag GGTTGACAGCAAGTGTGAAAAGCAGTAATTACCTAGGCTTGACTGGTAAGAAAACTGTACCTGGTGGTAATTGTAGCGACTACCTTCGAGAAGCTGTTCTGGGCCTACCAGCAAAGTCACGAAGATCACAATCAGCTATGGATG ATACATTTACAAGGAGTACGAAAGGAGTTCCAGTTTACAAACCTCAAGAGGACATGTATGATGACATACTGGAGTTAAGAAAGACGGTCACTGTACTTAAGCAAGAGAGTGAGCTGATAAAGGCACGCCATCGACGACTTGAAGATGACAATAAAATGAAGGAGAAATATATTGATGAATTAATGATGGCCAGTAGG ACTGGGGATATGAAAATGACCTCAAGTGGTAAAATTATTGATCCCAATGct AAAATAGTAACATTGAAACAAAGGAACGTTAAGCTTGAAATGGCTGTTAAGGAAAAAGAAAACGCACTTAA gaAATTGCACGAAGACATGAAATGTACTAATATTGAAGAAATGAAAATTGCAATGGAAACTTTCTATCAAgag GTTCAAAGGTTACGAATTGAGCaaagtgaaaatgaaaaactatcaag GTCAATGAAACAAAGTGGTAACAACAATGCAAAATTAAAAGCATTGAATGGGACAGTTTTACGGCTGACAGAAGCTAACCAACGAATGCAAAGTGAAAATAAACTATTGAAGTTGGATTTGGAACGAGCTATGGACAAATCGAGCCCAAGGTCAGGGGGTAAAGGGGGAAAGGGAG ACTACAAGGACATGGATAGGCAGAATCTACTAGCTACCATCAACAAACTTGAAAAG GAGGTGGAAGAGGCAAAAGGCAGAGAGATAAAGAACTCTGTAGCAGAAGCTAATAAGAGACAGTTGATGGAAACCATTGAAAAGCATGAAAAAGACAATAAACGACTGAAAGAAGAGAAATCAAAATTACGGAAAACAATAGACGAACAAGA ACAAGAGATTAAAGATTTGAATGGCAAATTAAAGAAGATAACTGCACAAATACTTAAGGAATCTGAAGAAGCTGCTGCTAGGAGTAAATTAACACGCCAGTCCAGCTCAGACTCAATCCAACGCACAACACCACGCAGCCGGAGCGGAAGCACAGCGTCCCTGAAAAGAGCACAGAAAAAGGAAGAGATTAGGCTTGAAGAACAGAAGAGAAAGGCGCAGGAATTGAGAAAGAACAACAGCGCAAAGAGTATTCAGAGAAATTGGCGGGCTCATAAGAAACTT agcgatgatgatgatagtgatgag AAAGAAGAAGAGGAGGAATTGAATGCT GCAACTGTAGCAATTCAGTCGGCATATAGAGGACACGAAAGCCGCAAGAAACACCTACAACAGTTGAATCGATACACACCAAGCCCGGTGAACAAGTACGACAAAGATTACAGTGATGAGGAAGAAGAGGATAGTGGTATGGAAGATGTTGCCATGACAATACAGTCAGCTGCAAGGGGACACTGGGGCAGAAAGAAACAAATGAATAGTTACAGTGCAAG GAATTCTGAAGTATCAGATGCAGAGTCTGTTTCATCCAAACGATCTGCTAGAAGTAATAAAAGCAACAAAAGCAATGCCAGTAAAAAACAGGAAAAAT ctaagAAACAAATCGCTCGTAATTATTTGGATGATTCTGATGACAGTAGTGACGCATTGGTTACCAGTAAACCGAGTCGAAACAACAGTCGCAACACAAGTCGTAATGCATCTCCTCGTCCTGCAAGTG TCAAATCATCATCAAGTAAAAAAAGCGTTTTAGACGACAGCGATGAAGACAGTGATGAAGTGGTTGTTGCAACCCCTAAAAGACGGTCCTACCAATTTGGCCGATAA
- the LOC140061299 gene encoding uncharacterized protein isoform X2: MVVYFTMPTSAKEFAEYSDDSFASNVSEDELKLHSPKGNPKKKKKKVSKNVRVKKPPSPYGQPMRATGPKKTSEELWIEGMHRGQGLTASVKSSNYLGLTGKKTVPGGNCSDYLREAVLGLPAKSRRSQSAMDDTFTRSTKGVPVYKPQEDMYDDILELRKTVTVLKQESELIKARHRRLEDDNKMKEKYIDELMMASRTGDMKMTSSGKIIDPNAKIVTLKQRNVKLEMAVKEKENALKKLHEDMKCTNIEEMKIAMETFYQEVQRLRIEQSENEKLSRSMKQSGNNNAKLKALNGTVLRLTEANQRMQSENKLLKLDLERAMDKSSPRSGGKGGKGDYKDMDRQNLLATINKLEKEVEEAKGREIKNSVAEANKRQLMETIEKHEKDNKRLKEEKSKLRKTIDEQEQEIKDLNGKLKKITAQILKESEEAAARSKLTRQSSSDSIQRTTPRSRSGSTASLKRAQKKEEIRLEEQKRKAQELRKNNSAKSIQRNWRAHKKLKEEEEELNAATVAIQSAYRGHESRKKHLQQLNRYTPSPVNKYDKDYSDEEEEDSGMEDVAMTIQSAARGHWGRKKQMNSYSARNSEVSDAESVSSKRSARSNKSNKSNASKKQEKSKKQIARNYLDDSDDSSDALVTSKPSRNNSRNTSRNASPRPASVKSSSSKKSVLDDSDEDSDEVVVATPKRRSYQFGR; this comes from the exons ATGGTCGTATATTTCACGATGCCCACTTCAGCTAAGGAG tttGCAGAGTATTCAGATGACAGCTTTGCATCCAATGTTTCAGAAGATGAATTAAAATTACACTCACCTAAAGGAaacccaaaaaaaaagaaaaagaaagtttCAAAAAATGTTCGTGTCAAGAAACCAC CCTCGCCGTATGGACAACCAATGAGAGCTACTGGCCCGAAAAAAACATCAGAAGAATTATGGATTGAAGGAATGCACAGAGGGCAag GGTTGACAGCAAGTGTGAAAAGCAGTAATTACCTAGGCTTGACTGGTAAGAAAACTGTACCTGGTGGTAATTGTAGCGACTACCTTCGAGAAGCTGTTCTGGGCCTACCAGCAAAGTCACGAAGATCACAATCAGCTATGGATG ATACATTTACAAGGAGTACGAAAGGAGTTCCAGTTTACAAACCTCAAGAGGACATGTATGATGACATACTGGAGTTAAGAAAGACGGTCACTGTACTTAAGCAAGAGAGTGAGCTGATAAAGGCACGCCATCGACGACTTGAAGATGACAATAAAATGAAGGAGAAATATATTGATGAATTAATGATGGCCAGTAGG ACTGGGGATATGAAAATGACCTCAAGTGGTAAAATTATTGATCCCAATGct AAAATAGTAACATTGAAACAAAGGAACGTTAAGCTTGAAATGGCTGTTAAGGAAAAAGAAAACGCACTTAA gaAATTGCACGAAGACATGAAATGTACTAATATTGAAGAAATGAAAATTGCAATGGAAACTTTCTATCAAgag GTTCAAAGGTTACGAATTGAGCaaagtgaaaatgaaaaactatcaag GTCAATGAAACAAAGTGGTAACAACAATGCAAAATTAAAAGCATTGAATGGGACAGTTTTACGGCTGACAGAAGCTAACCAACGAATGCAAAGTGAAAATAAACTATTGAAGTTGGATTTGGAACGAGCTATGGACAAATCGAGCCCAAGGTCAGGGGGTAAAGGGGGAAAGGGAG ACTACAAGGACATGGATAGGCAGAATCTACTAGCTACCATCAACAAACTTGAAAAG GAGGTGGAAGAGGCAAAAGGCAGAGAGATAAAGAACTCTGTAGCAGAAGCTAATAAGAGACAGTTGATGGAAACCATTGAAAAGCATGAAAAAGACAATAAACGACTGAAAGAAGAGAAATCAAAATTACGGAAAACAATAGACGAACAAGA ACAAGAGATTAAAGATTTGAATGGCAAATTAAAGAAGATAACTGCACAAATACTTAAGGAATCTGAAGAAGCTGCTGCTAGGAGTAAATTAACACGCCAGTCCAGCTCAGACTCAATCCAACGCACAACACCACGCAGCCGGAGCGGAAGCACAGCGTCCCTGAAAAGAGCACAGAAAAAGGAAGAGATTAGGCTTGAAGAACAGAAGAGAAAGGCGCAGGAATTGAGAAAGAACAACAGCGCAAAGAGTATTCAGAGAAATTGGCGGGCTCATAAGAAACTT AAAGAAGAAGAGGAGGAATTGAATGCT GCAACTGTAGCAATTCAGTCGGCATATAGAGGACACGAAAGCCGCAAGAAACACCTACAACAGTTGAATCGATACACACCAAGCCCGGTGAACAAGTACGACAAAGATTACAGTGATGAGGAAGAAGAGGATAGTGGTATGGAAGATGTTGCCATGACAATACAGTCAGCTGCAAGGGGACACTGGGGCAGAAAGAAACAAATGAATAGTTACAGTGCAAG GAATTCTGAAGTATCAGATGCAGAGTCTGTTTCATCCAAACGATCTGCTAGAAGTAATAAAAGCAACAAAAGCAATGCCAGTAAAAAACAGGAAAAAT ctaagAAACAAATCGCTCGTAATTATTTGGATGATTCTGATGACAGTAGTGACGCATTGGTTACCAGTAAACCGAGTCGAAACAACAGTCGCAACACAAGTCGTAATGCATCTCCTCGTCCTGCAAGTG TCAAATCATCATCAAGTAAAAAAAGCGTTTTAGACGACAGCGATGAAGACAGTGATGAAGTGGTTGTTGCAACCCCTAAAAGACGGTCCTACCAATTTGGCCGATAA
- the LOC140047778 gene encoding intraflagellar transport protein 27 homolog: MVVLRAKCVVVGNSTVGKSALTQIFHSDGSHFPKAYSMTIGVELCVKTVNIPDTNDSVELFLYDSAGKETFSDYVQEFWDQPSVAIAVFDVTNAESFKSCNKWLERVKAAANQDIPAVLVGNKIDLEGRRNVGSNTAEEYAAKKDIQYFECSAKEQKNVEAPFYYIANEFYHLYQSKLEIMKSLAE, translated from the exons ATGGTAGTCTTAAGAGCTAAATGTGTCGTTGTAG gaaaTTCAACTGTTGGAAAAAGTGCATTGACTCAAATATTCCACAGTGATGGCAGCCACTTTCCAAAAGCATATTCAATG ACAATTGGTGTTGAACTTTGTGTAAAGACAGTGAACATTCCAGACACAAATGACTCTGTG GAACTGTTTCTCTATGATTCAGCTGGAAAAGAGACATTTTCTGATTATGTTCAAGAGTTT TGGGATCAACCATCTGTAGCCATTGCTGTCTTTGATGTCACCAATGCAGAATCTTTCAAAAGTTGCAATAAATGGCTGGAAAGAGTGAAAGCTGCAGCCAATCAAGATATTCCAG CTGTTTTAGTCGGAAACAAGATAGATTTAGAAGGACGACGAAATGTTGGTTCCAACACTGCAGAGGAATATGCTGCCAAGAAAGACATCCAATATTTTGAATGTTCTGCA AAAGAGCAAAAAAACGTAGAAGCTCCATTCTACTACATTGCAAACGAGTTCTACCATTTATACCAGAGCAAACTGGAGATAATGAAGTCCTTAGCAGAGTGA